A single window of Methylocella tundrae DNA harbors:
- a CDS encoding pseudouridine synthase has translation MRDDPTKHHPPSSHSSRGPAARPARKKIAPLAEPERKTRTEAPAVAAGPQRIAKVIARAGACSRRDAEAWISEGRVALNGVVLASPAVNVGDDDEITIDGAPLAQRAPTRLFLFHKPRGLVTTERDPEGRQTIFDYLREHWPDAPRLVSIGRLDINTEGLLLLTNDGGLARVLELPSTGWVRRYRVRAKGSTDQAVLDQLRHGVTIDGVNYAEIEAKLDRVQGANSWLTMGLREGKNREVKRVLEHLGLEVNRLIRLSFGPFQLADLPEGGFEEIRTRVLRDQLGPALAEAAGVDFAGAAAEPDAPVESPRGKPARAARQSDDGARRAPPDRPMRRGERQPLVLSPRPEARKKPAPAPRKHISALREDGAEPGSARKRIERSETADRSGRTVPVERLVPVERAARGKAKARFEERKGENPPPNTRNSRRFEAERQQRHGVSERPMRGPGRVRAPFEAKEHRATTDAAAARPQRRAEGGAPAAKVRRPYDGDKDRSRTDARPARSAAAKRSGEPYRGTKTSGARTDSRPADRGAAKRFGGAPGKAQGQRTPGARTGAPSDKRKRGAQPETPPSGAASHFRGKDQGPGGRGGKPSFGGKRPGKPTGASRGTGDAGKGRPGKGRPRGKP, from the coding sequence ATGCGCGATGACCCGACGAAACACCATCCACCCTCTTCTCATTCTTCCCGCGGACCAGCGGCCCGTCCGGCGCGGAAAAAAATCGCGCCCCTTGCCGAACCTGAGCGAAAGACCAGAACCGAAGCTCCTGCGGTCGCCGCCGGCCCGCAGCGCATCGCCAAGGTCATAGCGAGAGCCGGCGCCTGTTCGCGGCGCGATGCGGAAGCCTGGATCAGCGAGGGCCGCGTCGCCCTCAATGGCGTTGTCCTCGCCAGTCCGGCGGTCAATGTCGGCGATGACGACGAGATCACCATCGACGGCGCCCCGCTCGCGCAGCGCGCGCCGACCCGGCTCTTCCTGTTCCACAAGCCGCGCGGCCTCGTCACGACGGAGCGCGATCCCGAAGGGCGGCAGACCATTTTCGATTATCTGCGCGAGCATTGGCCGGATGCGCCCCGTCTCGTCAGCATCGGTCGCCTCGATATCAATACCGAAGGGCTGTTGCTGCTGACCAATGACGGCGGTCTCGCCCGCGTTCTGGAGCTGCCCTCGACCGGCTGGGTGCGCCGCTATCGCGTGCGCGCAAAGGGTTCGACCGATCAAGCCGTGCTGGATCAGCTGCGCCACGGCGTTACTATCGATGGCGTGAATTACGCCGAGATCGAGGCGAAGCTCGATCGCGTGCAAGGCGCCAATAGCTGGCTGACCATGGGCCTGCGCGAAGGCAAGAACCGTGAAGTCAAGCGCGTGCTCGAACATCTGGGGCTCGAGGTCAATCGGTTGATCCGGCTGTCGTTCGGGCCGTTCCAGCTGGCCGACCTTCCTGAGGGCGGCTTTGAGGAGATCCGAACCCGCGTCCTGCGCGACCAATTGGGGCCGGCGCTGGCCGAGGCGGCCGGCGTCGATTTTGCCGGCGCCGCGGCGGAGCCCGACGCCCCCGTTGAGTCGCCGCGCGGAAAGCCCGCCCGCGCAGCACGGCAGAGCGATGATGGCGCGCGCAGAGCGCCGCCGGACCGCCCGATGCGCCGAGGTGAACGGCAGCCGCTGGTTTTGTCGCCTCGGCCCGAGGCTCGCAAAAAACCGGCGCCAGCCCCGCGCAAACATATTTCGGCATTGCGCGAGGATGGCGCGGAGCCAGGCAGCGCGCGCAAACGGATCGAGCGCAGCGAGACCGCCGACCGCAGCGGGCGAACCGTCCCCGTCGAACGTCTCGTCCCCGTCGAGCGAGCCGCGCGCGGCAAGGCGAAAGCCCGATTTGAGGAGCGAAAAGGCGAGAACCCGCCGCCGAACACGCGCAACAGCCGCCGTTTCGAGGCGGAGCGCCAGCAGCGTCACGGCGTATCGGAGCGGCCCATGCGCGGCCCCGGCCGCGTACGCGCGCCCTTTGAGGCGAAGGAGCATCGCGCCACGACGGACGCAGCCGCCGCGCGTCCGCAAAGGCGGGCAGAAGGCGGCGCGCCAGCGGCAAAAGTCCGACGCCCCTATGACGGCGACAAGGACCGCTCACGGACCGACGCCCGGCCCGCGCGGAGCGCGGCGGCGAAGCGCTCTGGCGAACCCTATCGCGGAACGAAAACCTCCGGTGCCCGCACTGACTCGCGGCCAGCAGACCGGGGGGCCGCGAAGCGCTTTGGCGGCGCCCCCGGCAAAGCCCAGGGGCAACGGACCCCCGGCGCGCGGACCGGGGCGCCGTCGGATAAGAGAAAGCGCGGCGCTCAGCCGGAGACGCCGCCAAGCGGCGCAGCTTCGCATTTTCGCGGCAAGGATCAAGGTCCGGGCGGCCGCGGCGGCAAACCGTCTTTTGGCGGCAAGCGCCCCGGCAAGCCCACGGGCGCGTCGAGGGGCACGGGCGATGCAGGGAAAGGGCGTCCCGGCAAAGGGCGCCCGCGCGGAAAACCTTAA
- a CDS encoding nucleoside deaminase: protein MRRGETDSKSLADPMSCAFLEAEAAFARGEVPVGAAIARHGEVIARAGNRTLEAHDPTAHAETLVIREACRRLGSQRLTDCDLYVTLEPCAMCAAAISFARVRRLYFAAPDPKGGAVEHGPRFFAQATCHHAPEFYGGIRESEAAELLRRFFQERR, encoded by the coding sequence ATGCGGCGAGGCGAGACTGATTCCAAATCCCTGGCCGATCCGATGTCCTGCGCGTTCCTGGAGGCGGAAGCGGCCTTCGCGCGCGGAGAAGTTCCGGTCGGGGCGGCGATTGCGCGGCATGGGGAGGTGATCGCGCGCGCCGGCAACCGGACTTTGGAGGCCCATGATCCGACCGCCCATGCGGAAACTCTCGTGATCCGCGAAGCCTGCCGCAGGCTCGGCTCGCAAAGACTGACAGACTGCGACCTTTACGTGACGCTCGAGCCTTGCGCCATGTGCGCCGCGGCGATCTCCTTCGCCCGCGTGCGGCGGCTCTATTTCGCGGCCCCTGATCCGAAAGGCGGGGCGGTCGAGCATGGTCCGCGTTTCTTCGCGCAGGCGACCTGCCATCATGCCCCCGAGTTTTATGGCGGCATTCGCGAAAGCGAAGCCGCGGAGCTGCTGCGGCGGTTTTTTCAAGAGAGGCGGTGA
- a CDS encoding DUF1150 family protein, translated as MFNDGDNEVLAPLTNDQLASLGGGRVAYLKAMRSEEVNRLFPQAPAMQPGLKLFALLAADGSPIAVTQSRDAAVANAMEQELEMVSVH; from the coding sequence ATGTTCAATGATGGCGACAATGAAGTTTTGGCGCCGCTGACCAATGATCAGCTGGCAAGCCTTGGCGGCGGCCGCGTCGCTTACCTGAAGGCGATGCGGTCCGAAGAGGTGAACCGCTTGTTTCCCCAGGCACCTGCGATGCAGCCGGGCCTCAAGCTTTTTGCGCTTCTTGCCGCGGATGGATCGCCGATCGCCGTCACCCAGTCGCGCGACGCGGCGGTGGCCAATGCGATGGAGCAGGAACTTGAAATGGTGAGCGTCCATTGA
- a CDS encoding Hsp20 family protein, giving the protein MARGSNSHIPFVLAFSEIERGFSRAANAPFDGYPPFNVERFSGDGPGTARLRITLAVAGFSVDQIEIVHGREQLVIRGRQQDERERFHLHRGIATRQFQRVFILAEAMQVALATLDRGLLSVELAPREAE; this is encoded by the coding sequence ATGGCGCGCGGATCGAATTCACATATCCCTTTCGTTCTTGCTTTCAGCGAGATCGAGCGGGGCTTTTCCAGAGCCGCCAACGCTCCCTTCGATGGCTACCCACCCTTTAACGTTGAAAGATTTTCGGGAGACGGGCCGGGAACCGCGCGGCTGCGCATTACACTGGCCGTCGCAGGCTTCTCCGTCGACCAGATTGAGATCGTCCATGGGCGCGAGCAACTCGTCATTCGCGGGCGTCAGCAAGATGAGCGAGAGCGATTCCATCTTCATCGGGGCATCGCGACGAGGCAGTTCCAGCGCGTCTTCATTCTAGCCGAGGCGATGCAGGTGGCGCTCGCGACATTGGATCGCGGCCTCCTCTCTGTCGAACTGGCGCCGCGCGAGGCGGAATAG